From Malaciobacter mytili LMG 24559:
CCTAAAAGATTGTTCGGCCTGTAAGATCTCGGTCTCGTGATACCCGGATTTGCCTAAGTATCAACCTACTTCCTTCGAGCCACACTTCCATCAGTGACCTCGATTAACTCTATGCGTCCCCACATCGCGCTTATATGCTGGTATTGGAATATTAACCAATTTACCATCGTCTACCCCTTTCGGACTCGACTTAGGTCCCGACTAACCCTACGATGACGAGCATCGCGTAGGAAACCTTGGGTTTTCGGCGTTGAGGATTCTCACCTCAATTATCGCTACTCATGCCTGCATGCTCACTTCTATCCGCTCCAACGCTCCTTACCGGTACATCTTCTACGCTGAATAGAACGCTCTCCTACCACTCATATATAATATGAATCTAAAGCTTCGGTGTACATCTTAGCCCCGTTATATTTTCCGCGCAGAATCACTAGACCAGTGAGCTGTTACGCTTTCTTTAAAGGATGGCTGCTTCTAAGCCAACCTCCTGGTTGTCACAGTAACTCCACATCGTTTTCCACTTAGATGTAACTTTGGGACCTTAGCTGTTAGTCTGGGTTGTTCCCCTCTCGACATATGATTTTATCACCCTACGCCTGACTCCCTAGATTCCACATGTAGTATTCGAAGTTTGATAGGGTTTGGTACCGCGGTGAGCAGCCCTAGCCCATTCAGTGCTCTACCCCTACATGCTACTTCTAGAGGCTATACCTAAATATATTTCGGAGAGAACCAGCTATCACGAAGTTTGATTGGCCTTTCACCCCTATCCACAGGTCATCCGGAGGCTTTTCAACGCCTATCGGTTCGGTCCTCCACTGGCTCTTACACCAGCTTCAACCTGCCCATGGATAGATCACTTCGTTTCGGGTCTGCAGCATCTGACTTAGTCGCCCTATTAAGACTCGCTTTCGCTACGGCTTCGTACTTGACTTAACCTTGCCAGATACCACAACTCGCAGGCTCATTATGCAAAAGGCAGTCCGTCACCCTGTTAAAACATAGGGCTCCGAATGATTGTAAGCTAATGGTTTCAGGTTCTATTTCACTCTCCTCGCTGGAGTACTTTTCACCTTTCCCTCACGGTACTTGTTCACTATCGATCTGTAAGTAGTATTTAGGGTTGGAGGGTGGTCCCCCCGGCTTCAGTCAAAATACCACGTGTTCCGACCTACTCAGGATACCATTTGAGCTATTGATAATTTCGTATACAGGAGTATCACCTTCTATGCTATAGCTTTCCAACTATTTCTACTATCATCTTTAGTCTCTTATTATGGTCCTTCAACCCCCTATGCAAGCATAGGGTTTGCCCTCTTCCGCGTTCGCTCGCCGCTACTTACGGAATCTCGTTTGATTTCTCTTCCTCTGGCTACTGAGATGTTTCACTTCACCAGGTTAGCCCCCCGTAGGGTAACATAATCTTCATTATGCTGGGTTGTCCCATTCGGAAATCTTCGGATCAATGCCTCTTGACGGCTCCCCGAAGCTTATCGCAGTCTAGTACGTCCTTCATCGCCTCTTACAGTCTAGGCATCCACCATTAGCCCTTAATAGCTTTCTTTGTATAAATTAAATATTCCTATTTAATCTACCTTTGATAATTATTCCTTGGCTACTATCTTATTAAACATAAGATAGTTGTGTTTTCTTTTTTGAAATTTTATTTTTTATTAAAACTTTCGTTTCAATAAAACTCTTTCGAAAAATTTAAAGACTTTAACATTGTGTTTTTAAATAACTTTTAGGTTTTTTAAACCTAATATAAAAACTAATCTCTTTTAGTTCTTATATTAAGTTTCTTTTCTCACCTTATTTTCTTCTTTTTTATTTATAAGTTGGTGGAGAATAGCGGGATCGAACCGCTGACCTCCTGCGTGCAAGGCAGGCGCTCTCCCAGCTGAGCTAATTCCCCATAAAGATTATCTTTCTTATGGTGGGCCTAACAGGACTTGAACCTGTGACCTCACGATTATCAGTCGAGCGCTCTAGCCAGCTGAGCTATAGGCCCCTTTCACCTATCTTTAAATAATCTTTATAAACTGAATATATTGACTTTCAGATTAAGAATTGAATCTTAATCTGTTTTTTCTCTGAAAGGAGGTGATCCAACCGCAGGTTCTCCTACGGTTACCTTGTTACGACTTCACCCCAGTCGCTGATTCCACTGTGGAAGGTAGCTATCTTAGCATCCCTGCTTCGAGTGAAATCAACTCCCATGGTGTGACGGGCGGTGAGTACAAGACCCGGGAACGTATTCACCGTAGCGTAGCTGATCTACGATTACTAGCGATTCCAACTTCATGTAGTCGAGTTGCAGACTACAATCCGAACTGGGAGGTATTTTTGAGATTTGCTCCACGTCACCGTATTGCTGCTCTTTGTATACCCCATTGTAGCACGTGTGTAGCCCTGGTCGTAAGGGCCATGATGACTTGACGTCGTCCTCACCTTCCTCCTACTTGCGTAGGCAGTCTCGTTAGAGTTCTCAGCCGAACTGTTAGCAACTAACGACGAGGGTTGCGCTCGTTGCGGGACTTAACCCAACATCTCACGACACGAGCTGACGACAGCCGTGCAGCACCTGTATGTAAGTTCTAGCAAGCTAGCACTATTCTATCTCTAAAATATTCTTACTATGTCAAGACCAGGTAAGGTTCTTCGCGTATCGTCGAATTAAACCACATGCTCCACCGCTTGTGCGGGTCCCCGTCTATTCCTTTGAGTTTTAATCTTGCGACCGTACTCCCCAGGCGGTACACTTAATGTGTTAACTGCATTACTGCCATATCTAGTATGGCAACAACTAGTGTACATCGTTTAGGGCGTGGACTACCAGGGTATCTAATCCTGTTTGCTCCCCACGCTTTCGCGTCTCAGCGTCAGTTATGTTCCAGTAGATCGCCTTCGCAATCGGTATTCCTTCTGATCTCTACGGATTTTACCCCTACACCAGAAATTCCATCTACCTCTCCCATACTCTAGATTGACAGTTTCAAGAGCAGTTCTATGGTTGAGCCATAGGATTTCACTCCTGACTTATCGATCCGCCTACACGCTCTTTACGCCCAGTGATTCCGAGTAACGCTTGCGCCCTCCGTATTACCGCGGCTGCTGGCACGGAGTTAGCCGGCGCTTATTCATATAGTACCGTCATTATCTTCCTATATAAAAGGAGTTTACGCACCGAAATGTGTCATCCTCCACGCGGCGTTGCTGCATCAGGGTTCCCCCCATTGTGCAATATTCCCCACTGCTGCCTCCCGTAGGAGTCTGGACCGTGTCTCAGTTCCAGTGTGACTGATCATCCTCTCAAACCAGTTATGCGTCATTGTCTTGGTAGGCCATTACCCCACCAACTAACTGATACAATACAGGCCAATCCTTTACCGATAAATCTTTCCCTTGCATACTTTAGTATTAAAGGCATATAGGACATTAGCAGTCGTTTCCAACTGTTATTTCCTTGTAAAGGGCATGTTACCTATACATTACTCACCCGTGCGCCACTTAGCTGACAAATATAGCAAGCTATATCCCGTTCTCGTTCGACTTGCATGTGTTAAGCACGCCGCCAGCGTTCACTCTGAGCCAGGATCAAACTCTCCAAAAAGTGTTTGAAACTGACTAATTATGTAACTCTATTTGTTACAAAATTATCACTCATTGTTTTTTAATTAAAATTAATTAATTAAATTTTTGTTATAGACGAAGAATTTTCTATTCTTCTTGTTTTTCATTGTCATATATATTCAGTTTATAAAGATTACTTTCCTTATAAACTTTTTGTTTTTAAAGAACTCAATTTCTATCTCTCCCGCTTCTTAAGCGTTCCAGCGAATTTGGACGGGAATTATAATAGATTTTTTACCCCTTGTCAAGGGTTTTTCCTAAATTCTAACTTAAATTTTTAAATTCTTTACTCTTTTTTCTCTTTGCTTTCTTCTTATTATCCTATTTCTCTATATTTTATAGACACTTTGGTCTCTTCTTTATTTTTAAATAACTTTTTTATCTTCTTCTTTTTTTACTTTTAATCTATAGCTTATATATATTTAATAGATAAAATAAAAATAAATAACTTTTTTTATATTTATATTTATATATTTTTTATATATAGTATATAAGTTAAGATAAGGGTTTTTATAGGTTATATATATTTGAGTATTTTTGAGGTTGAAAATAAATAAAGAGGGATTCTCTTTATTTATTTAATTTTTTTACTATTTGGATTAAGTAATCAGCTGAAATTTTCGCACTTGATTTTAAAAACTCATCAAAATCAAAATTTGCTTCCATATCAGCACTATCAGAAATTGCTCTTAAGATAAAAAATGGAATATTTAAAGAATCACATACAACTGCAACACTAGCACCTTCCATTTCAAGTGCATCAGCTTTAAAAGTATTTAAAATAAAATCTTTTCTTTGTGTTGAGTGAACAAATTGATCTCCAGTAGCAATTGTACCTTCAATTACTTTTAAACCATTTTCTGAAGCTACTTCTTTTGCAACTTCTCTTAACTCTTTTGAAGTTTCTACAAATACATCTCCACCTGGTACATATCCATGAGGATGTCCAAAAGCAGTAATATCTAAATCATGCTGACATAATTTATCAGCAATAATTAAATCACCAATTTTTAATTCACTATTAACTGCACCTGCAACACCAGAAAAAAGAAGTGTATCACATCCAAATTTTTCAATCATTGTTGTTGCAGTTAAACTTGCAAAAACTTTTCCAATTTTTGAATGGGCTATTACAATATCTAAACCATCTAATGAAACTTCATAATATTTATTTTTTGCATACTCAGTAACTTTAACATTTTCAAAGTTTTCTAATAGAGGTTCAATTTCCTCTTGCATAGCTCCCATAATTGCTAATTTATTCATTTAAAGCCTCTATTGTTTTTGCTAAACTGTCCATATCACTAACATTTAGTGTTGGAACTTTAGTAATTTTTCTATTTAAACCTTTTAATACTATACCATTTCCAAATTCAATAAAAACATCAACTTTATCTTCAAAAGCAGAAATTGAATGTTTATATTTTACAGGATTTACAAGTTGCTCAGATAATAACTCAATAGCTTCTTCTTTTGTATTATATGGTTTTGCAGTAACATTTGAAATAACATCTATTACAAACTCTTCTTTTAAATATTCTTCTAAATATGGTTTTAAATTTTCTACTGCACTTCTTAAAAGCTCACAGTGACTTGCAACTGACATATCAAGAACTATTGCTCTTTTTGCACCAGCTTCTTTAAAAGTATCAACTAAACTTTCTAAATCAGCTTTTAATCCAGCTAATACTAATTGTCCATCCATATTATAGTTTGCTGCCCAAACTTTTTTACCACTTTTTCTTTGTTCTTCACAAATTTTTTCTACAATTGAATCTTCAAGTCCAACTAATGCCATCATACCAGCACCTGCACCTGCACAAGCTTCAGTCATAAATAATCCTCTTTTGTGAACCAACTCTAAAGCATCTAAATAATCAATTGCGCCTGCACTAACTAATGCTGAGAATTCTCCTAAAGAATGTCCTAAAACAAATTGTGGTTTTATTTTATATTTATCTTTAAAGATTGCATTAGCTATTGATGAAACTAATAAAATAGCCGGTTGAGTAAATTCAGTTTTTCCTAAATTATCATTCTCTTCAAATAGAAGTTCTTCAAAATCAATTCCTAATCTTTGAGTTGCTTTTGAAATCATCTCTTTTGCTATTTTACTATTTTCAAAAAAATCTTTTCCCATTCCAATTGTTTGACTTCCTTGTCCTGGAAAAATAAAAGCAATTTTTTTCATCCATTTACCTTATTATAAAATTGTAGTTTTAATTTAGTTAAAACTATTTTTTAAAAGTATTTAATACTTCTAAAAAATAGTTTTGCCCAAAAGTATAGACTTCTGGGCAAAATTTCTTATTTTTTTATAAGTAAAATTAGTGGCTACAACCACAACCACCGTGACCATGTCCACCATGTGAATGTTCGTCAGATTCAGTTGAACAACAACCTCCTCCACCATGAGAGTGGCCATGACCACCTCCACCGCAACAACCACCACCCATAGCAGCCATTCCACCAACAACACCAGTTTGAATCTCTTCTTCAGTAGCATCTCTTAAAGATAAAATTGCAACTGAAAACATTAAAGTTCTTCCAGCCATTGGGTGATTATAATCAATAGTTACTTCATTATCATCAAAAGATTTTACAGTAACTTGTACAGTTTCACCATGCTCACCTGTACCATATAAAGTCATACCTTCTTGTAATTCAATACCAGCAAATTGCTCTTTTGGTAAAGTTTGCATAGCTTCTTCATTATACTCACCATAAGCATCTTTTGCTTCTACAAGTACATCTGCTTCTTCATTTAAAGCCATATTAACTAATTTATCTTCTAATCCAGGAATGATTTGACCTTTTCCTGAAATAAACTCTAATGGAGCAGCTCCAACATTACTATCTAAATGCTCACCTGTGTTAGCATCTTTTAATGAATATTCAATTCCTATTACTTTTGACATTTAATAATCTCCTATTAATTTATAATTTTAAAATATTTTTAGTTGCTATCTTCGCTTCTTCAGAGTTTGGATAAACATCTATCAAAGTACCATAAAAAGTCTTCGCATTTGTATAATCTTTTGTCATTTCAAATGAGATAGCACTATGTAATAATAATTTTGGCATCCAAGAAGCCTTATCATATAAAACAGCTGATTTTTTAAAATATGCTATAGCTTTTTCATATTGCTTCCTATAATACCAAATTTCACCTAAATAAAAATTACTTTCCGCAGGTTTATACTTCTGTTCAACTAAAGTTTCAAACATTGGAATAGCTTTTGTAAAGTAATCTTTTTTAAATAATCTCTTAGCTTCATCTAACATATTTTTTTTGTCTGCGGATGATAGCTTATTTGATTTAACTTCACTTTTTGTTTTAGTATTAGTTTTTTGTCCTAAACTTTTTTTAAAAGCTTCAAACTCTTCAAGAGTAACAAATTGTTTCATGTTTTTTTTCATTTCATTAACAGAAACATAATTACTACTAATATCATTTAATTGTGTTGCTAATTTATCAATAGCCTTTTTTAAAGCATCTAAATTTTTTCTATTTTCAGCAGAGATTTCCTCTTGCATAGTTAATAATTGATTTGTTACATTTTTAAGATTTTCTATATCTGTTGAGTGTTGTTTATCAATATTTTCACTTGCTTCAAATTTTTTAACTAATTCATTAACTTGTAAAACAGTAGAATTTAATTTTTGAGAATCACCTTCATAAATAGATTCAAATCCATCTAATCTTTCACTTAAAGATTCAAGTGTAGTTTTTACACCTTTAAATTTAGTATCAATTTTTCCTAATTCTTGTTTATTCTTTAGTATATATTTTTCAGTAGAATTCAAGCCATAAGGCTGTGTTGAGTCTAAGTTTCCTGCACCAAATACAGATACTTCATTAGCAAAAGCTAATGAAGTTGTAAAAATAAAAAAAGTTAAAATTTTATTCATTTAAATATTTAGAACTTAATTATGGTAAAAGCTTATGTTCAGCTCTTCTGTTTTTTTGCCAACAATTAGAGTTTTTATCTGTACAAACAGGATTACTTTCTCCAAAACTTACTAAAGAAATTGCATCAGCATTTAAACCTTCAGCTACTAAAGCATCTTTTGTAGCTTTTGCTCTTTTTAAACCTAAAGCATAGTTATATTCATCAGTTCCCCACTCATCGCAGTTACCTTCAATTTTAACTTTTGTTGTTGCTTTAATTCCTGCTAATTTTTGAGCATTTGATTTTGTTTTTTCTATCATTTCAGTATTTAAAGTATATTTATCAAATCCAAAATAGATATTTTCAATAAATACTTTTTCACCATTTATCATATAATAATATCCATTTTCAGCTTTTTGAGCTAAAGAGTCATTAGCTACATCTTCTTGGATATTACCATTATTAATATTATCTAATGTTGATTCAGAATTACTAGTTTGACTTCCTTGTCCAACAGAGCTTCCATCCATCTCAACATTTTTTTGACTACAACCAGTAAATAACACAGCCGCAACTAAAAAAGAGTAAATACCAATCTTTTTCATAACATTTCCCTTATTTAAAATTTAATTCATTGTACAAAAATAAAACTTAATTATAAATTACAATTTTTCTATCAAAAAATCCCTAAAATAGATATTTTTTAGTTCATTTTTACCAATCAATTGACTGTATTTTCCCATTTTTTAAAGGGAAAGTAAATGATTTATTGTAATTTAATCTAATAACCCCAATATAACTTTTATTTTTAAAAGTTTTTAAATGAAGTATTGATTCACCATCTGAAGAGAACTTAGGAAACTGATTTAATCCTGCTGTAGTTAATCTTCTTAGATAATCACTTTTTGTTGAAATTAAGTATAAATTAAAAGTTCTTTCACCAAATTCATTTATAGCATCTCTACTTGAATATACAACATAATTTTTATATGTAGTTGCAGATGAGTTGTTTTTACCATGATATACTAATCTTTGAACTCCCCTATTTCCTATTGTTTTAGCAAAAATATTTGGGTATCCCAATCTATCTGAAACAAAAACAACTTTTTTATCATTTTCAACAAAATGCCCACCAACATCAATTCCTTTGTATGTAGTTAATCTTTGTTTTGTTTTTGTTCTTAAATCAAATAAATAAATATCAGCATGACCATTTGGAGAAGCAGTAATTAAAAGTTTTGATTCATCAGCACTTACATCAGAAGCTACTAACATACCTTCACTTTTCATTAAAATTTCTTTTTTACCTGTATAGATATTTGTTTTAATTAAAGTTGGAATATTATTGTTATAAGTTGTATAGTAAAAACTATCTTGCTTTTTATTTGCCCATTTTGGGAAAATATTTAAACCACCACTTACTATTTTTTGTTGGTAAGTTAAAGTATAATCACCAATTATTATATCAGCTTTTTTAGAATCTTTATAAACTGAAAAAATTACAAACTTATCCATCCAAGAAATAGAAGGAGCTTTTAAGTAATCATTAACTGAAATTGCAATTCTATGTGCCAAGAAAGGATACCTATTTTCATATTTAG
This genomic window contains:
- a CDS encoding FKBP-type peptidyl-prolyl cis-trans isomerase, whose protein sequence is MSKVIGIEYSLKDANTGEHLDSNVGAAPLEFISGKGQIIPGLEDKLVNMALNEEADVLVEAKDAYGEYNEEAMQTLPKEQFAGIELQEGMTLYGTGEHGETVQVTVKSFDDNEVTIDYNHPMAGRTLMFSVAILSLRDATEEEIQTGVVGGMAAMGGGCCGGGGHGHSHGGGGCCSTESDEHSHGGHGHGGCGCSH
- a CDS encoding tetratricopeptide repeat protein, which codes for MNKILTFFIFTTSLAFANEVSVFGAGNLDSTQPYGLNSTEKYILKNKQELGKIDTKFKGVKTTLESLSERLDGFESIYEGDSQKLNSTVLQVNELVKKFEASENIDKQHSTDIENLKNVTNQLLTMQEEISAENRKNLDALKKAIDKLATQLNDISSNYVSVNEMKKNMKQFVTLEEFEAFKKSLGQKTNTKTKSEVKSNKLSSADKKNMLDEAKRLFKKDYFTKAIPMFETLVEQKYKPAESNFYLGEIWYYRKQYEKAIAYFKKSAVLYDKASWMPKLLLHSAISFEMTKDYTNAKTFYGTLIDVYPNSEEAKIATKNILKL
- a CDS encoding OmpA family protein, producing MKKIGIYSFLVAAVLFTGCSQKNVEMDGSSVGQGSQTSNSESTLDNINNGNIQEDVANDSLAQKAENGYYYMINGEKVFIENIYFGFDKYTLNTEMIEKTKSNAQKLAGIKATTKVKIEGNCDEWGTDEYNYALGLKRAKATKDALVAEGLNADAISLVSFGESNPVCTDKNSNCWQKNRRAEHKLLP
- the fabD gene encoding ACP S-malonyltransferase; the protein is MKKIAFIFPGQGSQTIGMGKDFFENSKIAKEMISKATQRLGIDFEELLFEENDNLGKTEFTQPAILLVSSIANAIFKDKYKIKPQFVLGHSLGEFSALVSAGAIDYLDALELVHKRGLFMTEACAGAGAGMMALVGLEDSIVEKICEEQRKSGKKVWAANYNMDGQLVLAGLKADLESLVDTFKEAGAKRAIVLDMSVASHCELLRSAVENLKPYLEEYLKEEFVIDVISNVTAKPYNTKEEAIELLSEQLVNPVKYKHSISAFEDKVDVFIEFGNGIVLKGLNRKITKVPTLNVSDMDSLAKTIEALNE
- a CDS encoding 5'-methylthioadenosine/adenosylhomocysteine nucleosidase, with the translated sequence MNKLAIMGAMQEEIEPLLENFENVKVTEYAKNKYYEVSLDGLDIVIAHSKIGKVFASLTATTMIEKFGCDTLLFSGVAGAVNSELKIGDLIIADKLCQHDLDITAFGHPHGYVPGGDVFVETSKELREVAKEVASENGLKVIEGTIATGDQFVHSTQRKDFILNTFKADALEMEGASVAVVCDSLNIPFFILRAISDSADMEANFDFDEFLKSSAKISADYLIQIVKKLNK
- the tolB gene encoding Tol-Pal system protein TolB, with amino-acid sequence MKKFIVLILCFFNFLFAVDARLEIVKEANSLPKIAVSIASNNKDLNFVSKVKSVIENDLKVSGHFEVISTNVLTSFNDRPNLVTLKNQGIDLYLNVDSQISGFGGFILNTKLYDVNSKNLVLDKTFSTKYENRYPFLAHRIAISVNDYLKAPSISWMDKFVIFSVYKDSKKADIIIGDYTLTYQQKIVSGGLNIFPKWANKKQDSFYYTTYNNNIPTLIKTNIYTGKKEILMKSEGMLVASDVSADESKLLITASPNGHADIYLFDLRTKTKQRLTTYKGIDVGGHFVENDKKVVFVSDRLGYPNIFAKTIGNRGVQRLVYHGKNNSSATTYKNYVVYSSRDAINEFGERTFNLYLISTKSDYLRRLTTAGLNQFPKFSSDGESILHLKTFKNKSYIGVIRLNYNKSFTFPLKNGKIQSIDW